The DNA window ATCTGGAAGCCATCAGAGATGTTTTGAAAGAATATGGTAATGTGAAAATAGGGCTTGTTTTTCTTAACCAGTACGCTTCTGAAAAACTGGTAGAAGCCATTGAAAACAACGGATTTGAACCTGTAATATGCTCAAGTGATGTTGACGTAAGGCTTGCTGTAGAGGGGACGGAAATGGTATGCAATCCTAATATTGATACTATAACCCTGGTAACACGTGATGCCGATTTTAAACCACTTTTAAATAAAGCAAATAAACATGGAAAAGAGACAATATTGTTTGGAGTTGAACCGGGATTTTCACCTGCACTCAAAAATTCAGCAGATTATGTCATAATGCTAAATACTGAAGAGATGAAATTAACACATCCTAATAATCTGGATGATGAAAAACACCCAGTAAGTGAATAATTATATGGCATACATTATTCAAATGCCATGTGTTTTGATGTCTTTTATCATCTCTTCCAGTTTGTTTCTTGAGATTCCGTGTTTTATATCTGTACAGTTTTTAACTTTCTCCTTC is part of the Methanohalobium evestigatum Z-7303 genome and encodes:
- a CDS encoding TIGR00288 family NYN domain-containing protein, with translation MKPVKSGLNSIVKYLSTKKETGRRNIGLLVDGPNVLRKEFNVNLEAIRDVLKEYGNVKIGLVFLNQYASEKLVEAIENNGFEPVICSSDVDVRLAVEGTEMVCNPNIDTITLVTRDADFKPLLNKANKHGKETILFGVEPGFSPALKNSADYVIMLNTEEMKLTHPNNLDDEKHPVSE